A DNA window from Salvelinus fontinalis isolate EN_2023a chromosome 28, ASM2944872v1, whole genome shotgun sequence contains the following coding sequences:
- the LOC129826115 gene encoding FK506-binding protein 15-like isoform X3: MEIFCHLLEGPPTQKPAVPPGAPAVLLATAIHAFKYLNGQYQKQGKLGAAVLGNQTTREYKLLLYISQQKQVTAAKIHVGFIFTVQPNNYCTFYDDQRQNWSLMFDTEKAAVDFCKEVCLAKVNSAPSLDMVVMQDLTLGEGQGVGNGDSLEVTYTGWLLQNHAVGQVFDSNLNKDKLLRLKLGAGKVIKGWEEGMVGMRKSGRRLMVIPPSLGYGSQGVANRIPADSTLIFEAELRRVKLAKDGGSDRASAGSRDSAASSPAPCVENPGPYLPAGPTLPHATSPGTPGEPPLRAKSNSISEQLTNPDATKAKLISRMAKMGQPMLPFMAGPSSQPDASDSEMEDPRVKERPAATFPVQISTAPQAPVQVFSYPHGASPSALMSVAMTTAAPQPVMSGSVHAFQPYAYPQSSMSPSQLQPMGQMYPTQAVPYMGGTGEVTSFLMAEARQRNSETRLAVGKVADKVDQLASKIDDLHRHGGHSLAVPSITMETAMIMHNIQRIIQENESLKKDVYEKSSRIEEQNCKIGELINQNQRYMEQSNLLMEQRNDSLKSSSEHNQARALQAEQDKVRLTEELATCTSRVSQLQQEATSHQQRATELQNKLTSALQDGDTHCTRISSLETQLEELKETAERGQAQYRTEKQKRKGMDLRVNNMEEELQDLKADKDCMERMVSDRKRKWQAERQRCDEEMEELRRSSQQDLESLRTQLRKARTSTGQAASEQLAQLQAELEEEWKGKCEQALASAKEQQGREMAELAEQRDTLEQRLTQLQEKFSALKQSRDSEEQCLLQQQGQDEEQQVLQEKYSGLEEQWSAVRQKLEGRVAELERRLAEQGGQADSAGQDTAGEVKRVMNGVFHSLRGEFDLHETYTGSTVLGVIVNTIKSVTLQLLNGTERRSSHLKEEEVDSDVSHREERPAQDAHVDGKEEEEEQRTEPEQLSESSVQREGNPRDVQERAHLEALPETKKPTRVELEADTDTDLEHQPLSTQPQPPSPQPQGEITTEPSEPTGINPEENLPSEIGQKTQSEGDISSPEVKKVSVIIEGPLGELKRTSSKATCPQTQLPPPPSPLYDSHEKVTSLTEGVGEENGKETFFLSTAPTKPPPTEEDDELSLKGQPPPAPLFGNEEDDDLDWLG, translated from the exons GTCCACCTACTCAAAAACCTGCTGTCCCTCCAGGTGCTCCTGCAGTACTATTGGCTACAGCTATCCATGCTTTCAAATA TCTTAACGGACAGTATCAGAAACAAGGGAAGCTGGGAGCTGCAGTCCTGGGTAACCAAACAACAAGAGAG TACAAACTCTTGCTTTACATCAGTCAGCAGAAACAAGTGACTGCGGCCAAGATTCATGTTGGCTTCATCTTTACg GTGCAGCCCAACAACTACTGTACTTTTTATGATGACCAGCGCCAGAACTGGTCCCTGATGTTTGACACAGAGAAGGCTGCTGTAGACTTTTGTAAAGAG GTGTGTTTGGCAAAAGTGAACAGCGCCCCCTCCTTAGATATGGTGGTGATGCAGGACCTGACACTAGGGGAGGGGCAGGGAGTTGGGAATGGAGACTCCCTGGAGGTGACATACACAGGCTGGCTCCTGCAGAACCATGCTGTCGGACAG GTGTTTGACTCCAACCTGAACAAAGACAAGCTGCTACGACTGAAACTTGGTGCTGGAAAAGTGATTAAG GGCTGGGAGGAGGGCATGGTGGGTATGAGGAAGTCAGGCCGGCGTCTCATGGTGATCCCACCCAGTCTGGGCTATGGCTCCCAGGGAGTGGCCAACCGCATCCCAGCAGACAGCACACTCATCTTTGAGGCAGAGCTACGACGG GTGAAGTTGGCGAAAGACGGTGGGTCTGACCGTGCCAGTGCTGGGTCTCGGGACTCTGCTGCCTCTTCACCTGCCCCCTGTGTGGAGAACCCCGGTCCCTACCTCCCGGCAGGGCCCACTCTGCCCCATGCTACAAGCCCCGGGACACCAGG GGAACCACCACTTCGGGCAAAGTCGAATTCCATCAGTGAACAGTTGACA AATCCAGATGCCACCAAAGCCAAGCTGATCTCTCGCATGGCCAAGATGGGCCAGCCCATGTTGCCCTTCATGGCAGGGCCCTCCTCCCAGCCAGATGCCAGTGACTCAGAGATGGAG GACCCCAGAGTGAAGGAGCGTCCTGCTGCGACCTTTCCTGTACAGATCTCCACTGCCCCCCAAGCTCCAGTGCAAG TGTTTTCTTACCCTCACGGGGCATCGCCCTCTGCCTTGATGTCTGTTGCTATGACAACTGCTGCTCCACAGCCTGTGATGTCAGGCTCCGTCCATGCCTTTCAG CCTTACGCCTACCCACAGTCTTCTATGTCTCCATCTCAACTTCAACCAATGGGCCAGATGTACCCCACCCAGGCAGTACCATACATGGGAGGCACTGGCGAGGTCACTTCCTTCCTTATGGCTGAAGCTCGGCAGCGTAACTCTGAGACCCGATTGGCTGTTGGCAAAGTGGCAGATAAAGTGGACCAGTTGGCTTCAAAG ATTGACGACCTTCATAGGCATGGAGGCCACTCATTGGCTGTGCCCAGTATCACTATGGAAACCGCCATGATTATGCACAACATCCAAAGAATCATTCAG GAAAATGAATCTTTAAAGAAGGACGTGTACGAGAAGAGCTCACGTATAGAGGAGCAGAATTGCAAGATCGGGGAGCTCATCAACCAGAACCAGAG GTACATGGAGCAGAGTAACCTGCTGATGGAGCAGAGGAATGACTCCCTAAAGTCCTCAAGTGAACACAACCAGGCCCGGGCGCTGCAGGCTGAGCAGGATAAG GTAcgtctgacagaggagctggccACGTGCACATCACGGGTGTCCCAGCTGCAGCAGGAGGCCACGTCTCACCAGCAGAGGGCTACAGAGCTGCAGAACAAACTGACCTCTGCCCTGCAGGACGGCGACACCCACTGCACACGCATCTCCTCCTTAGAGACCCAACTGGAAG agCTGAAGGAGACGGCAGAGAGAGGCCAGGCTCAGTACCGCACAGAGAAGCAGAAACGCAAAGGGATGGATCTCCGGGTGAACAACATGGAGGAGGAACTGCAGGACCTGAAGGCTGACAAAGACTGTATGGAACGA ATGGTGTCGGACAGGAAGAGGAagtggcaggcagagaggcagcggtgtgatgaggagatggaggagcTGAGGAGGAGCAGCCAGCAGGACTTGGAAAGTCTGAGGACACAGCTCCGCAAGGCCAGGACCAGCACTGGCCAGGCAGCCTCAGAACAG ctaGCCCAACTGCAAGCAGAGCTGGAGGAGGAGTGGAAGGGGAAGTGTGAGCAGGCGTTGGCCTCGGCCAAGGAGCAGCAGGGGCGTGAGATGGCCGAACTGGCAGAGCAAAGAGACACACTGGAGCAGAGACTGACCCAGCTACAGGAAAAG TTCTCAGCTCTGAAGCAGTCCAGGGACTCAGAGGAGCAGTGCTTGTTACAGCAGCAGGGACAGGATGAGGAGCAGCAGGTCCTACAAGAAAAG taTTCAGGCCTGGAGGAGCAGTGGTCAGCTGTGAGACAGAAGCTGGAGGGGCGAGTGGCTGAGCTGGAAAGGAGGCTGGCAGAGCAAGGGGGCCAAGCGGACAGTGCAGGACAGGACACTGCAGGGGAG GTGAAGCGTGTAATGAATGGAGTGTTTCACTCTCTGAGGGGGGAGTTTGACCTACACGAGACTTACACAGGCAGCACTGTGCTCGGAGTAATCGTCAACACCATAAAG AGTGTTACCTTGCAACTGCTCAATGGTACTGAGAGACGTTCATCCCATCTGAAGGAAGAAGAGGTGGACAGTGATGTGAGCcatagagaggagagaccagctcAGGATGCTCATGTGGATgggaaggaagaagaggaggagcagaggacaGAGCCTGAGCAGCTTAGTGAGTCCTCTGTGCAGAGGGAGGGAAACCCCAGAGATGTGCAGGAGAGGGCTCACCTTGAGGCACTACCAGAGACAAAGAAACCGACTCGAGTGGAGCTAGAGGCAGACACCGACACAGATCTAGAGCACCAACCACTTTCAACCCAGCCACAACCACCATCTCCCCAACCACAGGGAGAGATCACCACAGAGCCTTCTGAACCCACTGGCATAAACCCTGAGGAGAATCTGCCCTCTGAGATAGGACAGAAAACTCAGTCCGAAGGTGACATAAGTAGCCCGGAGGTGAAGAAAGTGAGTGTGATTATTGAGGGTCCCCTGGGTGAACTGAAAAGAACTAGCTCCAAAGCCACATGTCCACAAACCCagcttccacctccaccaagccCTCTGTATGATAGTCATGAGAAAGTAACAAG TCTGACTGAGGGAGTAGGAGAGGAAAATGGGAAGGAGACATTTTTCCTGAGCACAGCCCCAACCAAACCCCCACCCACTGAGGAGGATGATGAGCTG AGCTTGAAGGGGCAACCTCCCCCAGCCCCTCTGTTTGGCAATGAAGAGGATGATGATCTTGACTGGCTGGGATGA